A region from the Enterobacter roggenkampii genome encodes:
- the pqiB gene encoding intermembrane transport protein PqiB produces MENKSGEAKVQKVKNWSPVWIFPIVTALIGAWILFYHYSHQGPEVTLITTNAEGIEGGKTTIKSRSVDVGVVESATLTDDLTHVEIKARLNAGMEKLLHGDSVFWVVKPQVGREGISGLGTLLSGAYIELQPGAKGNQPAQYQLLDSPPLAPPDAKGIRVILDSKKAGQLTAGDPVLFRGYRVGSVEKSTFDPQKRAISYQLFINAPNDRLVTSNVRFWKDSGIAVDLTSAGMRVEMGSLTTLFGGGVSFDVPEGLDLGQPVAENTAFRLFDDQKSIQDALYTDHVDFLMFFKDSVRGLQPGAPVEFRGIRLGTVGQVPFFVPGLQQVLDDDYRIPVLIRIEPERLLNQIGENQDIATHITQLMERGLRGSLKTGNLVTGALYVDMDFYPKAPPITGIREFGGYKIIPTVSSGLAQIQQRLMETLDKINNLPLNPMIEAATNSLSESQATMRRLQTTLDNINKITASQSMQQLPQDMQKTLRELNRSMQGFQPGSAAYNKMVADMQRLDQVLRELQPVLKTLNEKSNALVFEAKDKKDPEPKRAKE; encoded by the coding sequence ATGGAAAATAAGAGTGGAGAGGCGAAAGTGCAGAAGGTCAAAAACTGGTCTCCGGTGTGGATTTTTCCCATCGTGACTGCGCTGATCGGTGCCTGGATCCTGTTTTATCATTACAGCCATCAGGGGCCGGAAGTGACGCTGATAACCACCAATGCCGAGGGGATTGAGGGCGGTAAAACGACCATCAAAAGCCGTAGCGTGGATGTGGGCGTGGTGGAAAGCGCAACCCTGACCGACGATTTAACCCATGTGGAGATTAAGGCGCGCCTGAATGCCGGCATGGAAAAACTGCTGCACGGCGATTCCGTTTTCTGGGTCGTTAAGCCGCAGGTGGGGCGTGAAGGGATCAGCGGCCTGGGGACGCTGCTCTCGGGTGCCTACATTGAGCTGCAGCCGGGCGCTAAGGGTAACCAGCCGGCCCAGTACCAGCTTCTGGATTCACCGCCGCTTGCACCGCCTGATGCCAAGGGCATCCGCGTGATCCTCGACAGTAAAAAAGCGGGTCAGCTCACGGCGGGCGACCCGGTTCTGTTCCGCGGCTACCGCGTCGGGTCGGTTGAGAAAAGCACGTTTGATCCACAGAAACGCGCGATCAGCTATCAGCTCTTCATTAATGCGCCAAACGATCGCCTGGTCACCAGCAACGTCCGCTTCTGGAAAGACAGCGGGATCGCGGTAGATCTGACTTCGGCAGGCATGCGCGTTGAAATGGGTTCGCTGACCACGCTGTTTGGTGGCGGCGTGAGCTTTGACGTGCCGGAGGGCCTGGATTTAGGGCAGCCGGTCGCAGAGAACACCGCTTTCCGTCTCTTTGACGATCAAAAAAGCATTCAGGATGCGCTCTATACCGATCACGTTGACTTCCTGATGTTCTTTAAAGACTCCGTTCGCGGCCTGCAGCCGGGGGCGCCTGTTGAGTTCCGCGGCATTCGTCTCGGTACGGTTGGGCAAGTGCCGTTCTTCGTTCCGGGCCTTCAGCAGGTGCTGGATGATGATTACCGCATTCCGGTACTGATCCGCATTGAACCAGAGCGTCTGCTTAATCAGATTGGTGAAAATCAGGATATCGCGACTCATATCACCCAGCTGATGGAACGCGGTCTGCGCGGGTCGCTGAAAACCGGCAACCTGGTCACCGGTGCGCTGTATGTGGATATGGACTTCTACCCGAAAGCACCGCCGATTACCGGTATCCGTGAATTCGGTGGCTACAAGATCATCCCAACGGTGAGCAGCGGTCTGGCGCAGATCCAGCAGCGTCTGATGGAGACGCTGGATAAGATCAACAATCTGCCACTGAATCCGATGATTGAAGCGGCAACAAACTCGCTGAGCGAAAGCCAGGCAACGATGCGCCGTCTGCAAACCACGCTGGATAACATCAACAAGATTACGGCGAGCCAGAGCATGCAGCAGCTGCCGCAGGACATGCAGAAAACGCTGCGTGAGCTGAACCGCAGTATGCAGGGCTTCCAGCCGGGATCAGCGGCCTATAACAAGATGGTGGCAGATATGCAGCGTCTTGATCAGGTCCTGCGTGAACTGCAGCCGGTGCTGAAAACGCTCAACGAGAAGAGCAATGCGCTGGTGTTCGAAGCGAAAGATAAAAAGGATCCTGAGCCGAAGAGGGCAAAAGAATGA
- the pqiC gene encoding membrane integrity-associated transporter subunit PqiC, with product MKKWLLMVGALLLTACSSGGDNKSYYQLPVATHSGGQSTASQGNRQLWVEQVAVPDYLAGNGVVYQTSDVKYVIATNNLWASPLDQQLRNTLVANLGSQLPGWVVASQPLGNDQDTLNVTVTGFHGRYDGAVVISGEWLLNHQGQLIKRPFHLELKQQKDGYDEMVKVLAQGWAQESASIAREISRMP from the coding sequence ATGAAAAAATGGCTATTGATGGTTGGCGCTCTGCTGTTAACGGCATGCAGTTCAGGGGGAGATAATAAAAGCTATTATCAGCTGCCTGTGGCAACCCACAGCGGTGGGCAAAGCACGGCCAGTCAGGGAAACCGCCAGCTGTGGGTTGAGCAGGTCGCCGTGCCGGATTATCTGGCAGGAAACGGCGTGGTCTATCAGACCAGCGACGTGAAATACGTGATTGCAACCAACAACCTGTGGGCCAGCCCGCTGGATCAGCAGCTGCGCAACACGCTGGTGGCCAATCTGGGCAGCCAGCTTCCGGGGTGGGTAGTCGCATCGCAGCCGCTGGGTAACGATCAGGATACGCTGAACGTCACCGTAACGGGCTTCCACGGCCGTTATGACGGTGCGGTGGTCATCAGCGGGGAGTGGTTGCTGAACCATCAGGGGCAGCTGATTAAGCGTCCTTTCCATCTGGAGCTGAAGCAGCAGAAAGATGGCTATGACGAAATGGTGAAAGTCCTGGCTCAGGGATGGGCGCAGGAGTCGGCCAGTATCGCGAGAGAGATTTCCCGGATGCCATAA
- the rmf gene encoding ribosome modulation factor encodes MKRQKRDRLERAHQRGYQAGIAGRSKEMCPYQTINQRSQWLGGWREAIGDRALIA; translated from the coding sequence ATGAAGAGACAGAAACGAGATCGCCTGGAACGGGCTCATCAACGTGGTTATCAGGCCGGCATCGCTGGACGTTCTAAAGAAATGTGTCCTTATCAGACGATAAATCAAAGGTCACAATGGCTTGGAGGCTGGCGAGAAGCCATCGGCGACAGGGCACTCATAGCCTGA
- the fabA gene encoding 3-hydroxyacyl-[acyl-carrier-protein] dehydratase FabA codes for MVDKRESYTKEDLLASGRGELFGAKGPQLPAPNMLMMDRVVKMTETGGNFDKGYVEAELDINPDLWFFGCHFIGDPVMPGCLGLDAMWQLVGFYLGWLGGEGKGRALGVGEVKFTGQVLPTAKKVTYRIHFKRIVNRRLIMGLADGEVLVDGRLIYSASDLKVGLFQDTSAF; via the coding sequence ATGGTAGATAAACGCGAATCCTATACAAAAGAAGATCTTCTTGCCTCTGGTCGCGGTGAACTGTTTGGCGCGAAAGGCCCACAGTTACCGGCCCCGAACATGCTGATGATGGACCGTGTCGTGAAAATGACCGAAACCGGCGGCAACTTCGATAAGGGTTACGTAGAAGCAGAACTCGATATCAACCCGGACCTGTGGTTCTTCGGCTGCCACTTTATTGGCGATCCGGTAATGCCTGGCTGTCTGGGTCTGGATGCCATGTGGCAGCTGGTTGGCTTCTATCTGGGCTGGCTGGGTGGTGAAGGTAAAGGCCGCGCGCTGGGCGTAGGCGAAGTAAAATTCACCGGCCAGGTTCTGCCTACGGCGAAGAAAGTGACCTATCGTATTCACTTCAAGCGCATCGTTAACCGCCGCCTGATTATGGGCCTGGCAGATGGCGAAGTGCTGGTAGACGGTCGTCTGATCTATAGCGCAAGCGACCTGAAGGTTGGCCTGTTCCAGGACACGTCCGCGTTCTGA
- a CDS encoding AAA family ATPase, with protein MTITKLAWRDLVPDTESYQELFAQPDLAKEHEFILSDTQPRLHYALEQVLSPWATAPFMLLKAPEEAEYLTLFGDAVRQLKPEANAVFGGQYRIAGHDVTFEPAAQADGLFAAKGEVITANWVEAEQLFGCLRQFNGELSLQPGLVHRANGGVLIISLRTLLSQPLLWMRLKTIVHQQRFDWVGYDESRPLPVSVPSMPLSLTVVLTGDRESLADFQEMEPELAEQAVYSEYEDNIQIADADDMAQWCQWVMAVAERFALPTPAADAWPGLIREAVRYTGDQETLPLCPLWIGKQLREVGTISGNGAFTGEQLTQMLAQREWREGYLADRMQDEILLDQILVETEGERVGQINALSVIEFPGHPRAFGEPSRISCVVHIGDGEFTDIERKAELGGNIHAKGMMIMQAFLMSELQLEQQIPFSASLTFEQSYSEVDGDSASMAELCALISALAEVPINQNIAITGSVDQFGRAQPVGGLNEKIEGFFSICQQRGLNGKQGVIIPAPNARHLSLSQEILDAVEQEQFAIWAIEGIEDALPLLTNLVWDGEGQTTLMQTIQERIAQATQQDARHRYPWPLRWLGWFSSN; from the coding sequence TTGACCATTACGAAACTTGCATGGCGTGACCTTGTTCCGGATACCGAAAGTTATCAGGAACTGTTTGCACAGCCAGATCTCGCAAAAGAACACGAATTCATCCTTAGCGATACGCAGCCCCGTTTGCATTATGCGCTGGAGCAGGTATTAAGCCCCTGGGCAACTGCGCCTTTCATGCTGCTCAAAGCCCCGGAAGAAGCGGAATACCTGACGTTGTTCGGGGATGCCGTGCGTCAGCTAAAGCCGGAAGCGAACGCCGTTTTTGGCGGCCAGTATCGTATCGCTGGACATGATGTTACTTTCGAACCGGCGGCGCAGGCCGACGGCCTTTTTGCCGCTAAGGGCGAGGTGATTACCGCGAACTGGGTCGAGGCTGAACAACTCTTTGGTTGTCTGCGCCAGTTTAACGGCGAGCTTTCGCTGCAGCCTGGGCTGGTACATCGCGCAAATGGCGGTGTCCTGATCATCTCGCTGCGTACCCTGCTCTCGCAGCCGCTGCTGTGGATGCGTCTGAAAACCATCGTGCATCAGCAGCGTTTCGACTGGGTCGGCTACGATGAGTCTCGTCCTCTGCCTGTCTCGGTTCCGTCTATGCCGCTGTCATTAACCGTCGTGCTAACGGGCGACCGTGAATCGCTGGCAGACTTCCAGGAAATGGAGCCTGAACTGGCTGAACAGGCGGTGTATAGCGAATACGAAGACAATATCCAGATTGCCGATGCCGACGATATGGCGCAGTGGTGCCAGTGGGTGATGGCCGTTGCTGAACGTTTTGCGCTGCCAACGCCTGCGGCTGACGCATGGCCAGGCCTGATTCGCGAAGCGGTGCGCTATACCGGTGACCAGGAAACGCTCCCCCTTTGCCCGCTCTGGATCGGCAAACAGCTGCGTGAAGTGGGCACGATCAGCGGTAACGGTGCGTTCACCGGAGAGCAGCTCACCCAGATGCTGGCACAGCGAGAGTGGCGAGAAGGCTATCTTGCTGACCGTATGCAGGATGAAATTCTGCTGGACCAAATCCTGGTGGAAACCGAAGGCGAACGCGTCGGGCAGATCAACGCTCTGTCGGTGATTGAATTCCCTGGCCATCCGCGCGCGTTCGGGGAGCCGTCCCGTATCAGCTGCGTTGTGCACATTGGCGATGGCGAATTTACAGATATCGAACGCAAAGCCGAGCTGGGCGGAAACATTCACGCGAAAGGCATGATGATCATGCAGGCGTTTTTGATGTCTGAACTGCAGCTTGAGCAACAGATCCCCTTCTCCGCCTCGCTGACGTTTGAGCAGTCCTACAGCGAAGTGGATGGCGATAGCGCCTCTATGGCTGAACTGTGTGCCTTAATCAGCGCCCTGGCGGAAGTGCCCATCAATCAGAACATCGCGATCACCGGTTCGGTGGATCAATTTGGCCGTGCGCAGCCTGTGGGTGGCCTCAACGAAAAAATTGAAGGCTTCTTCTCTATTTGTCAGCAGCGCGGTTTAAACGGCAAGCAGGGTGTGATTATTCCGGCTCCCAACGCACGCCATTTAAGCCTCAGCCAGGAAATTCTGGATGCGGTTGAACAAGAGCAGTTCGCTATCTGGGCCATCGAAGGGATTGAGGATGCACTACCCTTACTGACAAACCTGGTATGGGATGGCGAAGGGCAAACCACCCTGATGCAGACTATCCAGGAGCGCATTGCTCAGGCAACACAGCAGGATGCTCGTCACCGTTATCCATGGCCGTTACGCTGGCTGGGCTGGTTTAGTTCGAACTGA
- the matP gene encoding macrodomain Ter protein MatP gives MKYQQLENLESGWKWKYLVKKHREGELITCYIEASAAQEAVDILLTLENEPVQVNGWIEKHINPALLNRMKQTIRARRKRHFNAEHQHTRKKSIDLEFVVWQRLAGLAQRRGKTLSETIVQLIEDAEHKEKYANQMSTLKNDLQALLGKK, from the coding sequence ATGAAATATCAACAACTGGAAAATCTCGAAAGCGGCTGGAAATGGAAGTACCTGGTCAAAAAGCACCGTGAAGGGGAGCTGATCACCTGCTACATCGAAGCCAGCGCTGCGCAAGAAGCCGTGGATATTTTGCTGACCCTCGAAAACGAACCGGTACAGGTCAACGGCTGGATTGAGAAACACATTAATCCTGCGTTGTTAAACCGGATGAAGCAAACTATCCGCGCGCGACGCAAACGGCATTTTAATGCTGAGCACCAGCACACTCGCAAAAAATCAATCGACCTGGAATTTGTTGTCTGGCAGCGCCTGGCCGGGCTGGCACAACGACGGGGTAAAACGCTGTCGGAAACCATCGTGCAGTTGATTGAGGATGCAGAACATAAAGAGAAGTACGCCAACCAGATGTCGACACTGAAGAATGACCTTCAGGCGCTGTTGGGTAAAAAGTAG
- the ompA gene encoding porin OmpA → MKKTAIAIAVALAGFATVAQAAPKDNTWYAGGKLGWSQFHDTGWYNSSLNNDGPTHESQLGAGAFGGYQVNPYVGFEMGYDWLGRMPYKGDTVNGAFKAQGVQLTAKLGYPVTDDLDVYTRLGGMVWRADSSNSIAGDDHDTGVSPVFAGGVEWAMTRDIATRLEYQWVNNIGDGNTVGVRPDNGMLSVGVSYRFGQQEEAAPVVAPAPAPAPEVQTKHFTLKSDVLFNFNKATLKPEGQQALDQLYTQLSNLDPKDGSVVVLGFTDRIGSDAYNQKLSEKRAQSVVDYLISKGIPANKISPRGMGEANPVTGNTCDNVKARAALIDCLAPDRRVEIEVKGIKDVVTQPAA, encoded by the coding sequence ATGAAAAAGACAGCTATCGCGATTGCAGTGGCACTGGCTGGCTTCGCTACCGTAGCGCAGGCCGCTCCGAAAGATAATACCTGGTATGCAGGTGGTAAACTGGGCTGGTCTCAGTTCCACGACACCGGCTGGTACAACAGCAGCCTGAACAATGATGGCCCAACTCACGAGAGCCAGCTTGGTGCAGGTGCGTTCGGTGGCTATCAGGTTAACCCGTATGTTGGTTTTGAAATGGGTTACGACTGGTTAGGTCGTATGCCATACAAAGGCGACACCGTAAACGGCGCTTTCAAAGCACAGGGCGTTCAGCTGACCGCTAAACTGGGTTACCCAGTAACTGACGATCTGGACGTGTACACCCGTCTGGGCGGCATGGTATGGCGCGCTGACTCCAGCAACAGCATCGCTGGCGACGACCATGACACCGGTGTTTCCCCAGTATTCGCTGGTGGCGTTGAGTGGGCTATGACCCGTGACATCGCTACCCGTCTGGAATACCAGTGGGTTAACAACATCGGCGACGGCAACACCGTTGGTGTTCGTCCAGACAACGGCATGCTGAGCGTAGGTGTTTCCTACCGTTTCGGCCAGCAGGAAGAAGCAGCACCAGTTGTTGCTCCAGCGCCGGCTCCAGCTCCAGAAGTACAGACCAAGCACTTCACTCTGAAGTCTGACGTTCTGTTCAACTTCAACAAAGCGACTCTGAAACCAGAAGGCCAGCAGGCACTGGATCAGCTGTACACCCAGCTGAGCAACCTGGATCCTAAAGACGGTTCTGTAGTGGTTCTGGGCTTCACCGACCGTATCGGTTCTGACGCTTACAACCAGAAACTGTCTGAGAAACGTGCTCAGTCTGTTGTTGATTACCTGATCTCTAAAGGTATCCCAGCTAACAAGATCTCCCCACGTGGTATGGGCGAAGCTAACCCAGTTACTGGCAACACCTGTGACAACGTGAAAGCTCGCGCTGCACTGATCGACTGCCTGGCTCCAGATCGTCGCGTAGAGATCGAAGTTAAAGGCATCAAAGACGTTGTAACTCAGCCAGCGGCATAA
- the sulA gene encoding SOS-induced cell division inhibitor SulA, which yields MHTSGYANRATSLSSAAGNVAQNSVERVSTGLISEVVYREDQPLLTQLLLLPLLQQLGQQSRWQLWLTPQQKLSREWVQSAGLPLTKVMQINQLSPCDTVESMIRALRTGNYSVVIGWLPEELTEEEHFRLTEAAEEGNAIGFIMRPVRSDSYRRGQLSGLKIHSNLYH from the coding sequence ATGCACACTTCAGGCTATGCAAATCGCGCAACCTCTCTCTCTTCTGCCGCAGGCAATGTCGCGCAGAATTCCGTCGAGCGTGTTTCCACAGGGCTTATCAGTGAAGTGGTTTATCGTGAAGACCAGCCCTTGTTAACGCAACTTCTTTTACTGCCATTATTACAACAGCTCGGTCAGCAATCACGCTGGCAGCTTTGGCTCACGCCTCAGCAAAAGCTGAGTCGCGAGTGGGTTCAATCCGCAGGCCTTCCGCTGACCAAGGTCATGCAGATTAATCAACTTTCGCCTTGCGATACCGTTGAGTCGATGATCCGCGCGTTACGCACAGGAAATTACAGCGTGGTGATTGGTTGGTTACCGGAAGAATTGACGGAAGAGGAACATTTCCGACTGACTGAAGCCGCTGAAGAAGGGAATGCGATCGGGTTCATTATGCGTCCGGTTCGATCGGATTCTTACCGCAGAGGACAACTTTCAGGGCTAAAAATTCACTCAAATTTGTATCATTGA
- a CDS encoding TfoX/Sxy family DNA transformation protein — MKKISYERIYKSQEYLSPLGEIHHRALFGGYTLAVDDAVFAMVSDGELYLRACEESAKYCVKNASSFLTLMKRGRPVLLNYYRVDDGLWQDRERLLQLSSFALSAARKERYRRHQRTRLKDLPNLTFQLEVLLFEAGITNEETLRALGARVSWLKMRAKNKALSIKVLFALEGAIEGLHEAALPAGIRRELTEWFNALPEPQESRSSR; from the coding sequence ATGAAAAAGATATCTTATGAACGGATTTATAAATCCCAGGAATACCTCTCTCCGTTGGGCGAGATTCATCATCGCGCGCTGTTTGGCGGTTACACCCTGGCGGTCGATGATGCGGTCTTTGCCATGGTGTCCGATGGCGAACTTTACCTTCGCGCGTGTGAAGAGAGTGCAAAATACTGTGTAAAAAATGCTTCCTCCTTCTTGACGTTGATGAAGCGAGGCCGCCCGGTGCTGCTCAACTATTATCGTGTGGATGACGGATTATGGCAGGACAGGGAGCGGTTGCTTCAGCTCTCCTCGTTTGCACTCAGTGCGGCAAGGAAAGAGCGCTACCGGCGTCATCAACGAACCCGTCTTAAGGATCTGCCGAACCTGACCTTTCAGCTTGAAGTTTTGCTCTTTGAAGCCGGTATCACCAATGAAGAAACGCTGCGGGCGCTGGGCGCCAGAGTGAGCTGGCTGAAGATGCGGGCAAAGAATAAGGCACTCAGTATAAAAGTGCTCTTTGCGCTGGAAGGGGCTATCGAAGGGCTGCATGAGGCGGCGCTCCCGGCAGGTATCCGCCGGGAACTGACGGAGTGGTTTAATGCGCTGCCTGAGCCGCAGGAGAGTCGTTCCTCCAGGTAG
- the yccS gene encoding YccS family putative transporter: protein MLSPLLRRYTWNSTWLYNVRIFIALCGTVALPWWLNDVKLTIPLTLGVVAGALADLDDRLAGRLRNLVITLVCFFIASASVELLFPWPWLFALGLTLSTSGFILLGGLGQRYATIAFGALLIAIYTMLGASLYDQWYQQPVLLLLGAIWYNLLTLTGHLIFPVRPLQDNLARSFEQLAHYLELKSRLFDPDIEEESQAPLYDLALANGQLVATLNQTKASLLTRLRGDRGQRGTRRTLHYYFAAQDIHERASSSHVQYAALREKFRYSDVMFRFQRLLSMQSQACQQLSRSILLRTPYQHDPRFERVFSHLDAALDRVQASGTSPEHIKALGFLLNNLRAIDAQLATIESEQAMALPGSEVDNQLADDSVHSFSDMWLRLSRNFTPESALFRHAVRMSLVLCVGYAFIQITGLHHGYWILLTSLFVCQPNYNATRHRLALRIIGTLVGVAIGLPVLYFVPSVEGQLILIVITGVLFFAFRNVQYAHATMFITLLVLLCFNLLGEGFEVALPRVIDTLIGCAIAWAAVSFIWPDWRFRNLPRVVDRAMNANCRYLDAILEQYHQGRDNRLAYRIARRDAHNSDAELASVVSNMSTEPRATAEIRETAFRLLCLNHTFTSYISTLGAHREKLTNPAVLNLLDDAVCYVDDALHHRPADEPRVRQALDELAQRIAHLDPGNDSKAPLVLQQIGLLIALLPEICRLQQHIATWRNDSPAAQAAH, encoded by the coding sequence ATGCTAAGCCCACTGCTTCGCCGTTATACCTGGAACAGCACCTGGCTTTATAACGTCAGGATATTTATCGCACTTTGCGGCACGGTTGCCCTGCCATGGTGGTTGAATGACGTCAAGCTCACCATCCCGCTCACGCTGGGCGTCGTGGCCGGGGCGCTGGCGGACCTGGACGATCGTCTGGCCGGGCGTTTACGCAACCTGGTCATCACGCTCGTCTGCTTTTTTATTGCGTCAGCGTCCGTTGAGTTACTTTTCCCCTGGCCCTGGCTGTTTGCCCTGGGTCTGACGCTCTCAACCAGCGGGTTTATTTTGCTGGGCGGCCTTGGGCAGCGCTATGCCACTATCGCGTTTGGCGCCCTGCTGATCGCCATCTATACCATGTTGGGCGCATCCCTCTACGACCAGTGGTACCAGCAGCCGGTTCTGCTGTTGCTCGGCGCCATCTGGTATAACCTGCTGACCTTAACCGGTCATCTGATTTTCCCTGTTCGCCCTCTGCAGGACAACCTTGCCCGCAGCTTTGAGCAGCTAGCCCACTATCTGGAACTGAAATCCCGGCTGTTCGACCCGGATATCGAGGAAGAAAGCCAGGCGCCGCTCTACGATCTGGCGCTGGCAAATGGTCAACTGGTCGCCACCCTTAACCAGACAAAAGCCTCTCTGCTGACCCGTCTGCGCGGCGATCGCGGTCAGCGCGGAACGCGAAGAACCTTACACTACTATTTTGCTGCCCAGGACATTCATGAACGCGCCAGCTCCTCGCACGTCCAGTATGCCGCCCTGCGAGAGAAGTTCCGCTACAGCGACGTGATGTTCCGCTTCCAGCGCCTGCTGTCCATGCAGTCCCAGGCGTGCCAGCAGCTCTCGCGCTCCATTCTGCTGCGCACGCCTTATCAGCATGACCCACGTTTTGAACGCGTCTTCAGCCATCTTGACGCGGCGCTCGACCGCGTTCAGGCCAGCGGAACGTCACCGGAACACATTAAAGCGCTGGGCTTTCTGCTGAACAACCTGCGGGCAATTGATGCACAGCTGGCGACCATTGAGTCCGAGCAGGCGATGGCGCTTCCGGGCAGTGAGGTCGACAATCAGCTTGCTGATGACAGCGTGCACAGTTTTAGCGATATGTGGCTTCGCCTGAGCCGCAACTTTACCCCGGAGTCGGCGCTCTTTCGCCACGCGGTGAGAATGTCGCTGGTGCTGTGCGTGGGTTATGCCTTTATCCAGATAACCGGGCTGCATCATGGCTACTGGATCCTGCTGACCAGCCTGTTCGTCTGCCAGCCGAACTATAACGCCACCCGACACCGTCTTGCGCTGCGCATTATCGGCACGCTGGTCGGCGTCGCAATCGGCCTGCCGGTGCTTTATTTCGTGCCTTCCGTCGAAGGGCAGCTGATTCTGATCGTGATCACCGGCGTGCTGTTTTTCGCGTTTCGCAACGTGCAGTACGCCCATGCCACCATGTTCATCACGCTGCTGGTGCTGCTCTGCTTTAATCTGCTGGGTGAAGGGTTTGAAGTCGCCCTGCCCCGCGTGATTGATACGCTGATTGGCTGCGCGATTGCCTGGGCCGCGGTCAGCTTTATCTGGCCGGACTGGCGTTTTCGCAATTTGCCGCGCGTGGTAGACAGGGCGATGAATGCCAACTGTCGTTACCTTGACGCTATTCTGGAGCAGTACCACCAGGGCCGCGATAACCGTCTGGCTTACCGGATAGCACGTCGCGACGCGCATAACAGTGATGCTGAACTGGCCTCCGTTGTCTCTAACATGTCAACGGAGCCGCGCGCCACGGCTGAGATTCGTGAGACAGCGTTCCGCCTGCTCTGCCTTAACCATACCTTCACCAGCTATATTTCGACGCTGGGGGCCCACCGCGAGAAGCTCACTAACCCGGCGGTTCTCAACCTCCTCGATGACGCCGTCTGCTATGTCGATGATGCGCTTCATCACCGCCCGGCCGATGAACCGCGCGTTCGACAGGCTCTGGATGAACTGGCTCAACGCATTGCGCATCTTGACCCGGGAAATGACAGCAAAGCGCCGCTGGTTCTTCAGCAGATAGGCCTGCTGATCGCTCTGCTGCCTGAAATTTGCCGGCTGCAACAGCACATCGCTACCTGGAGGAACGACTCTCCTGCGGCTCAGGCAGCGCATTAA
- a CDS encoding YccF domain-containing protein: protein MRTVLNVLNFVLGGFATTLSWLFATLVSIVLIFTLPLTRSCWEITKLSFVPYGNEAIHVDELNPESKNALMNTGGTLLNILWLIFFGWWLCIMHIFAGIAQCITIIGIPVGIANFKIAAIALWPVGRRVVPVEVAQAAREANARRRFQ from the coding sequence ATGCGTACCGTTCTGAATGTGTTGAATTTTGTGCTGGGCGGTTTTGCCACCACCCTTTCCTGGCTTTTTGCCACGCTGGTGAGCATCGTCCTGATTTTCACGCTCCCCCTGACTCGCTCCTGCTGGGAAATCACAAAACTCTCCTTCGTCCCCTACGGGAATGAAGCCATCCACGTTGACGAGCTGAATCCGGAGAGCAAAAACGCCCTGATGAATACGGGGGGTACCCTGCTTAACATTCTGTGGCTGATTTTCTTCGGCTGGTGGCTCTGCATCATGCATATTTTTGCGGGGATTGCGCAGTGCATCACGATTATTGGTATTCCGGTGGGGATCGCGAACTTTAAGATCGCCGCTATCGCTCTTTGGCCCGTCGGGCGCAGGGTTGTTCCGGTCGAAGTGGCCCAGGCGGCGCGTGAAGCCAATGCGCGTCGTCGTTTTCAGTAA